The following coding sequences are from one Eublepharis macularius isolate TG4126 chromosome 19, MPM_Emac_v1.0, whole genome shotgun sequence window:
- the LOC129346512 gene encoding uncharacterized protein LOC129346512 — protein MESDNHTSHPDFLLLGFSTRPEQDGLLFALFLALYLLNLSGNLLIILLVRFDAQLFSTPMYFFLSHLSFVDVCFTSTTIPKMLHNLRVGRKNIAYASCLAQMYFFMAFAITENFLLGTMALDRFVAIRQPLHYSMLMNPVRCHLMVFMASALAHLHSFVQTVLMSRVSFCGRRHIHHFFCDFQPLIVMACAKKHPGEMLSIYGGGTFTIGNFILILVSYAFIVRTVLRLPSAQGRSKAFQTCASHLTVVFLIYGSSIGVYFRPVSSYSGDSGDKGKFATVMYTVVTPMLNPFIYSLRNGDMKAAFHRALERLKGSGHRKLMELDNRTSRPDFLLLGLSTRPEQDGLLFALFLALYLLNLSGNLLIVLLIRSDAQLFSTPMYFFLSHLSFVDVCFTSTTIPKMLHNLRVGRKNIAYASCLAQMYFFIAFAITENFLLGAMALDRFVAIRQPLHYTLLMNPVRCHLMVFVAWALAHLHSFMHTVLMSRVSFCGRRLIPHFFCDFQPLVVMACAKKHLSEMLSFFEGGTIIIGNFILILISYAFIVQTVLRLPSAQGRSKAFQTCASHLTVVILFYCSAIGVYFRPLSSYSGDKDKMATVMYTVVTPMLNPFIYSLRNGDMKAALRRALERLRGSVRRK, from the exons ATGGAAAGTGATAACCACACCAGCCATCCGGATTTCCTCCTGCTAGGTTTCTCCACTCGACCAGAGCAAGATGGCCTCCTCTTTGCTTTGTTCCTTGCCCTGTATCTGTTGAACCTGTCCGGCAACCTGCTGATTATCCTTCTGGTCCGGTTCGATGCCCAGCTCTTCTCCactcccatgtacttcttcctcagTCACCTCTCCTTTGTGGATGTCTGCTTCACCTCCACCACCATCCCCAAGATGTTACACAATCTTCGTGTGGGCCGCAAAAACATTGCCTATGCCAGTTGCCTGGCCCAGATGTATTTCTTTATGGCCTTCGCCATCACCGAGAACTTCCTTCTGGGCACCATGGCCTTGGACCGCTTTGTGGCCATCCGCCAGCCTCTACACTATTCCATGCTGATGAATCCAGTCCGATGCCATCTCATGGTTTTCATGGCTTCTGCGCTGGCCCACCTCCACTCCTTCGTGCAAACAGTCCTGATGTCCCGGGTCTCCTTCTGTGGCCGTCGCCACATccaccatttcttctgtgacTTCCAGCCCTTGATAGTGATGGCATGCGCCAAGAAGCACCCTGGTGAGATGTTGAGCATCTATGGAGGAGGCACCTTCACTATCGGCAACTTCATCCTCATCCTCGTCTCTTACGCTTTCATCGTCCGAACTGTGCTTCGACTGCCCTCGGCCCAAGGCCGGAGCAAGGCCTTCCAAACGTGTGCTTCTCACCTGACCGTGGTCTTTCTCATCTATGGATCTTCAATTGGGGTCTACTTCCGGCCCGTCTCCAGTTACTCTGGGGACTCTGGGGACAAGGGCAAGTTTGCCACTGTTATGTACACGGTGGTGACCCCAATGCTCAACCCGTTCATCTATAGCTTGAGGAATGGGGACATGAAAGCCGCCTTCCACAGAGCACTGGAGAGACTCAAGGGAAGTGGCCACAGGAA ACTCATGGAACTTGACAACCGAACCAGCCGTCCAGATTTCCTCCTGCTGGGGTTGTCCACTCGGCCAGAGCAAGATGGCCTCCTCTTTGCTTTGTTCCTTGCCCTGTATCTGTTGAACCTGTCCGGCAACCTGCTGATTGTCCTTCTGATCCGGTCCGATGCCCAGCTCTTCTCCactcccatgtacttcttcctcagTCACCTCTCCTTTGTGGATGTCTGCTTCACCTCCACCACCATCCCCAAGATGTTACACAATCTTCGTGTGGGCCGCAAAAACATTGCCTATGCCAGTTGCCTGGCCCAGATGTATTTCTTTATAGCCTTTGCCATCACCGAGAACTTCCTCCTGGGCGCCATGGCCTTGGACCGCTTTGTGGCTATCCGCCAGCCTCTACACTACACTTTGCTGATGAATCCTGTCCGATGCCATCTCATGGTATTCGTGGCTTGGGCACTGGCCCACCTCCACTCCTTCATGCACACCGTCCTGATGTCCCGGGTCTCCTTCTGTGGCCGTCGCCTCATCCCCCATTTCTTCTGTGACTTCCAGCCCTTGGTAGTGATGGCATGCGCCAAGAAGCACCTCAGCGAGATGTTGAGCTTCTTCGAAGGAGGCACCATCATCATCGGCAacttcatcctcatcctcatctctTACGCTTTCATCGTCCAAACTGTGCTTCGACTGCCCTCGGCCCAAGGCCGGAGCAAGGCCTTCCAAACGTGTGCTTCTCACCTGACCGTGGTCATCCTCTTCTATTGCTCTGCAATTGGGGTCTACTTCCGGCCCCTCTCCAGTTACTCGGGGGACAAGGACAAGATGGCCACTGTTATGTACACGGTGGTTACCCCAATGCTCAACCCCTTCATCTACAGCTTGAGGAATGGGGACATGAAAGCCGCCTTACGCAGAGCACTGGAGAGACTCAGGGGAAGTGTCCGCAGGAAGTGA